CTCTGATGTCTTCTGGTTCTGTTATCCCATCTAGTAGAGTCTTGTCTTCGTCGGTACAAGCCAAGATGTTCTCAATGTCCTGCAGTGTCAACGCCTTATTCAAATTTCCAAAAGATTACATAACATGTTATCTACAATATTTGGATACATGGGACAACTAACCGTAGTATCACCGAgtgctttatttattttctctagTGGAAATCCCTTCATTTCACTTCTCTTGAACATTGATCGGCACATCCTTGGACATGTTGGGTGTACGTCTTCATCTGGTACTCGCTCTCGGAATTTCTCCCCCAATTTCTCGATGGCCTCAAATGCTAAGAACTACACAAGTAAAAAAACCTTTCCAGTGTCAATATCATAATTTCTATGCAAATATTCAACATACGAGTCATATACATTTACCTCCATTGGAAGACAGAATCCGGGAACTGGCCAAATCACACCTTCTTTCACCTCCCCATCAAAATGGCTCATAGTGTTAGAAATCTGTCTAAGCATGTAATCAAACGACAATCTACCCCAAGGGAATGTTTTGCATAAGTTGAGATCATCAACTGCTCTAAGCAAGAATGGCTCCACGGGAGGGGCATCTTCACCGGCCCTTCTTTGCCCAACTATAACACTCGATAGAAAATACAAGACCAGCAGCTTCAACCTATCACGACCAGGTTCCATTCCCTCCTGAACCATTGCTTTCACGTCATGATACCTAACTACTCGATGGCCAAAATATTTCTTCACAAAGTTCGTGCCTCCGGATTGCTTGTAGTTCAGTGGATAGTTTCTACAGTTCAAACCAGATATCAAAGCATGTTCTCTAATACCGTAGCGGATTGGACAACCATTCACCGCAAACCAAGCCTCCTTTTCTTTTACTATGCGTACGGTTCGGAGAAGGAGCATCCACATCCCCATTACCTTGTGGTTTCCAGCCTGTGGCATGTGGAATATGTGTTTGAACTGCGGATGAGTCTCAAACCAACTCTTCTCTACCGGAGTCATCGGAGGCTTTAattcgcctagggtttttaatACATCAGCAATAAAACACCTCGTCGATATCTTGATCTTCTTCCTATACTCAGAAGGTGGGAAGTACATGCCTAACGGTTTTATCGCGACCGGCTCCTCTTCGACGAATTCCTGCAACCAACCAAGAAACAAACTCATTTAGTTATACTTAGTTATACTTAGTTATTCCGGTAGTTATTCCATTAGTTATTCCACTAGTTATTCCAGTAGTTATTCTAGTTGTACAAGATAACAGCCTATCTAATTTAACATACTCCTCACCAAACTCTCCCATCTCACACATACCACACGCCCAATTACTAAATAAGATCAACCATATCATTACATCATATCACAAACAAACCAGTTATCTTTAGTTGTATCAATTGTTTTCTACAACTATGAGATGTAGAAATACTTACATTGTCTACATTGTAAATTTCTTCTTCCCTACTTCCTTCTTCCCTACGTCCTTCTCTTCTTCCATCATTGCTCTCATCCAAGTTCGCCTCTTCTTCtgacctctcttcctctccttcctctctttcctctctttcctcttcttcctctgacCGCTCTTCCTCCTCTGACCTCTGTTCCTCCTCTGACCTCTGTTCCTCCTCtgacctctcttcctctccttcctctgacctctcttcctcttctgacctctcttcctcctctgacCTATGTTCCTGTTCTTCCTCTgacctctcttcctcctctgacctctgttcatcttcttcctctacaTCACTTTGAACCTTGTTCGCCTCTTCATCATCAACTCTCTCTTCGGTCTCGTTCTCTTCATTAGTGTTCGTCTCCATCTCAGAATCTTTATCTTCAACAGGGTTCGCctctttttctttatcttcAACGAGATTCACAtcgttcttcttctctttctcaatctctTTCGGAATCTCAATATCTTTCAATGGAGATGTTATATCCTTCAATGgtttcgttttcttcttcttcctcgtccatTTCGTCTTCACCATTTTCAGTTCCTGCAACGAAAATTAAGACTCTCAACAACCTTACAAGACCTAATCGAGAGATCGAGACACGACACGGACTGAGAGAAGAACAAATTCGAGAACCTAAATTGAAACCCTAGAATTGAATCTCCTCACGACCATTACCTCTTCTCCTTGTTTGGCGAAACCGAGATCGAGATGCCTCGATGAGATGAGAGATCTGCTTCTTCTCTTGAGTTTCgcgagagatagagagaaacTGAAGAGTTTCGAGACCGAGAGAATGAAAAAATGGCTCGAAAAAATGTTTAAAGGAAATGAGAAATCGGAAAATATAAACAGATTCGAGAAACGATTACAAATCGCGTTTCATTTTTGGGATTTTCTGGTTTACTTTGGTTTACCCGTGTAGATCCGACGGGTCACTGGTTGGATGGGTTTGACCCTGGTTTTCTTTGTAAATATTGTCAACTTGATTGGTTTTTTAGTATTTCATTCATTTctcgatttaaaaataattgtatatacaATATTCAGTTATAACGAGGAGATTGcagaattaaaattttcatgtaAGGGCGGTGGAGACGATTTCTCCCTTGAAGGAGTGATGTTAtggattttttcttttctgttttaaaaattagtgttatagatttatttattgcaattgtaatttaaataaaataaaatttgaatggtatatgttaaaataatgtACAAATTGAAGAAACTTCGGTTACTACAGAATAGCATTTTCACTTCAACACATTTCAATATTTATGTTCAACTCCAAAATACTAACATTTTTCAACTCGTTACAAATTGAAGAAACTTCGGGTTACTACAGAATAGCATTTTAAATTTCAACACATTTCAATATTTATGTTCAACTCCAAAATACAAACATTTTTCAACTCGTTTATATTTACAGTCTAAACAGTGCCGGCTTAGTATACCGGGCGGGCAGTGCGACCGTCCTAGGGCCcactccaatttttttttttctttttttttcttttatcaaattagaattaaatttaaatagtattacaaatataataatatgtaacatactaatcaaaaacaaagaaaaacatatgaatttttacttttgttttaaaaataaatttgataataattaaaatactaaagATTAATACTAATAGGAcccaaaatttttgtttttgcccAAGGGCCTACGTGGATGTTGAGCCGGCCCTGAGTCTAAAGTATAAATtgctaattttcttttatactcTTATATATTTAGTggaatattaaactaaatttgacctttatttcagatttttttttctttttgacaactATTTCagtatttcttattttaaagtagaaaatagaaaatataataaagatagtctattgttttttaattaacacAATAGCAGtttttataagaatataaaagaaaagttaGAAAAATTAGTAATTTCTATcagaatataaaagaaaatagaaaatatattaaagaagcaaaaaaagaagttatTGGGCTATATACCTGAGACACAATAGTAGTTTTTAGTACGGGTccataataaatatttcttcACGATAAGGCCCAAGAAATGTCGTTGTCGagtatatacaaatatatatatgatcagcTCGAAAACCCTAACACTGAGATCACGCACTAGTTTCAGCTTATTGCAGCCGTCGGAAGAAACAGCAGAGAAAACTAATCAGCCATGGGTAACCCCCTAGTGTTGTTTATGCTACAGCTAACCAAATCGTTTCATTTtgtgaattatatatttttttgcctATGGATCTTTTAACGATGTGTATTTATTGATCTCAGGAAAAGTACACGGATCTTTGGCACGTGCCGGTAAAGTAAGAGGACAGACACCGAAGGTAGCGAagcaagacaagaagaagaaacccagAGGCCGTGCTCACAAGCGTCTCCAGCACAACCGCCGTTTCGTTACCGCCGGTAATTTATCCATCCTTTTGTCCATACGAGTAGCAATTTAAATACTTTGCTGATTTTATTAGGCTTTGTTAGTCTACTGTAATTATAAAAGGTTTGTTATAGTGACACTTGCACTCGTTTAGTTGAAATGAATTTGAATTGAGATTACTCTAAAATTCAATAGTAGCTCTTAGTTTAGCAGATGACAATGTCTCATTGTTTGAAATGGTTTAATTACATTGATTTATATGTTGGGTAATGGATTTTTTGCAGTTGTTGTTTTCGGTAAGAAAACAATGGTTTTATTACATTGATTTATATGTTGGGTAATGGATTTTTTTGCAGTTGTTGGTTTCGGTAAGAAGAGAGGACCCAACTCTTCTGAGAAGTAGAAGATTGATAGATATGCCTGTGAAAGCCGTCTCATTTGGCTAGTTTGTAACCTTTTAATATTTCCTTTTCGTTTGTATTAGTCATGTTGCTTTGGTACTTAAACTTTATGTGTTTTGATTCCAATCTATGAAATACACGATTTTAGTTTGAATCTGATGGTCAGCTTCCAACACGTACCAACCAATGGTTTAACATTGTCTTTATATTCTAAAACAAAGAACCTTGCAAGGGTCTTTTATAgttggatatataatatatccaaTTCACTATGAACCAGTAATAACTTAATAACCAATGATTACAAGTTGTAATAAAACCAGACGGTGTTGTTTCAAAGTTCGTCATGAAAGCCTTTGGATGAGTAGGACTCTTTAGAGGCCTTGTCATTGAGGTACTGTACTGCCATCGATGCATGCATTGCAGCACCGTACGGAAGCGCATCTTCATTAACTCTATAAAGCGATGAGTGAGGAGATGCATAACTTTTTGTCTCATCTTGCATCCCAATGAACGAGAAATGGCCAGGGATGGCTTCTGCAAAGTAGGAGAAGTCTTCTCCTCCCATTATAGGCGGTGCTTCCACAAAGGACTCTTCGCCCAGCAAATCTCTGACCATGTTCTTGAACTGCTTGTGTAAGGTCATATCGTTCACTGTCGGTGGGACTGGTTCTTTACCTTCTGGTGTTAGATTCACTGATGCATTGCACCGGTTAACTGTTGCTTGGTTTGTAATAACCTAGAATCACAAGATGAAACCGGGGTTTGGTTAAACCGGGAAAATCTAACAAATGTGCAAATCTTGAATCACATCTCACCTCTTTGACTCTTTCTTGAAGCTGCGAATAACCGCTAAAGGCTCGGAGAGTTCCTCCTATTGTGATTGAATCAGGGATGACATTGAAGGCATTACCTCCATGAACCTTAGAAACTGTAACCACCTAGAGAAAAAATGACTTGTGTTAGAAGAAAAGCCAAGACCAAAGTAGATGAAACCTAAGAAAGGGAACCTTTGAATCCAAAGGGTCGGTTTCACGTGAAACAACATGCTGAAGACTTAGGACGACGCTTGAAGCTGCAATAATCGGGTCTATGGTGTGTTGTGGGATGGCAGCATGACCTCCTTTGCCAGTTATTACAGCCTCGAAGAATCCAGATCCCGCTAGCAAGGAACCTGCACGTGAAGAGGTTTTGCCCAAGGGAACCTGGTTGGTAAGATGAATACCGAAAATGGCTTCGACATGCTTCAACGCTCCTTCTTCTATCATCTTCTTTGCTCCGGCGAAAACTTCTTCGGCTGGCTGGAAGATAAGCACCACAGTTCCCTAacggaaaaaaaacaaaagtattagATTGAATGATTGTGCATATACATGGTCTTAGGTTAGTGATACTGATGAACGCCAAGGGATATAGCAGCATATAAAGTGTTTATGAAACCTGCAAATTGTGGCGATGTTCTTGAAGCATTTTGGCAGCACCAAGAAGCATAGCGACGTGACCATCGTGTCCACAGGCGTGCATTTTACCAGGAACTTTGCTCTTGTGCTCCCATTCAACAGCTTCCTGAAGTCAATAACCAATCAGAATTTATAGTATAGTTGTGAACTTATGGAAATGATTTATGACTGGTCATAATTACCatctggaaaaaaatcaaactaaaagagacctaaataattaaactagaccgaaactttataaatatctgaaagatttctatatttttcatatctgaaatacataaaaaataaattatatttgtaaacacagttaataattcaattaaaatatccaaaaatatttgaaaaaccAACAATTTGAATTACACAAAACTTATTCAGAAATATCTAAAACAATTCAAAATTAACCTATATTTTATTTGAGTTATCTGAAACTTGAACCGAAATAGAATCAAACAGAATCTAGATTGTTTTTGGAAATTAACTGGTTCATATTTGACTCGATTCACTACTTAAACCGATCTAAACCAAATTTCCAGTTAAATGGTCCTAATACACTCTCTTATCCGAACTATCCAgtaacaaaaaacaaacaaataacaCAGCACCTGCATAGGTAACGCATCCATATCAGCTCTTAGCGCAACGAACGGCGCTTCTCCCGTGCCGATGTAACCAACAACGCCGGTGATAGCGACTGGATACCTGTACTTAACTCCCATCAGGTCTAGCTCCGACCTGATGAGTTTACTTGTCTCGAACTCCTCGAAGCCCAGCTCCGGATGCTCGTGGAGTTTCCTTCTGATTCTCACCATCCAATCGAAAACCTCCGGACTTTTGGCGAGCTCGAGGAACTTCGTCGGCGTTCGAGACGCATCACCGGTGATCCGTGAAGATTCAGATGAAACGTGGAGtagaaggagaagatggaaagtcAGAGTGAAGAGCAAAAAGTTGTTGATAGCCATGGGAGAAACAAGCCGAGAAGTTTCTGAATGTTGATTGACTGATGAAGATGAGAGAGTACGACGAGACTGTGACGAAGTCGTgatattatttacatataaaaaatgtttgttaTTGATTGGACTAATTAGAATATTGGGTTGTTGTGCTATCgacaataaagaaaaaaaaacagtggtTGGAGACTTTTGTAGggattatatatgtgtattaacATTGAACAATGATTTTATAGTTCAATACAATTAGAGTTTTTCACTCTAGTCGACGTTAAAGTAAAGTTATATTGGTGCAAAAtcagaaaatgataaaaaaaaaatcttaacatgtgaccaaaacaaagaaaagattgTTTCATTTATTCATAAATCACAATCATATGATATGTGGAGTGTGAAAAAGTTACAAAACAACACATATAAAAGAAGAGAACAAAGATGTGTTTCACAAACTCTTACAATTATTTCACTTCCGGCATAATTTTTCAGAAACCCCTGAATATGTATATGATGCCTGAAAGTTCTCTAACcaaagcttctttttttttttaactttcactTAGTTATCTCTTTAGTCACCGGAGGTATATCAACAACTCCGTTACATATTTCACCGTCAGTAGGAGGCGCCTTCTCTTTCTTGGCCTCAGATATATCCTTAGGGCCCAAGAAACTTGGTTGATTAGTAGAAGACAACAGCCTTGCCCACATTCTATCCGTAATCACCACTTTGTTCTGTTTCTCTGTTATCCTCTGCATACAAAAACATAAAGATCAATCAAGGCCATCCAACGAGACCAGTGTCTGTCAAGCTTACTCATATTGATTACAACTTACGTAGAAAGGGATGTATGTTTGTCTTCCATGGACAAGACCACTAGTGTAGCCAGTGTAACCAGCCATTGCACCATGAACCGCACTCTGAGCAAGAAGTGTACAGTATACATTGTCTGCCGCATTGCTTGGAATCGCCCTGATCATGTATGTAGGATCTAAAAGCCAGAAACAAGAACTGCCATTAAAATAAACCTAAATACAAGTagatgaaaaataagaaaaaagggTAATGATCTTTGTTACCAATATATTTGAGGTTCATAACCATCTTGATCTTCTTGAAATGATCCTGTAAAAATACTATTGATGAGTTTTCATTGTCATGAGATAAGAGAAGGTttttgagtcttttttttttgttttgttcaccTTGATGCTCTGTGATAGCCACAAGCCGACATCTTTGAGAAGCTTGTTACCAGACGCGTCCTCAAGAGTGTTAGACTCCATGCTTTTGGACATCATTTCTTGTCCTGCTCCTTCAGCAAGAACAATCACCATGTGACCATGCTCCTTGAGCCGTTTCTCTATGTACTCAAAGAGTCCACCTTCTCCTTCAAGGTAAAATGGTGACTCCGGAATCAAGCAGCAATCAACATCTCTGCTTGCTAATGTAGCATACATCGCTATAAAACCTGTAAGTAATTCATCAAATAGTATATAATCATTAACATCTCTAAAGGTGCTTTAACTGTAATAATGTTCAAAGCAATACACACAAgaagagataaaaaaaacttaccacTGTGACGACCCATAAGCTTAACAAAACCGATACCATTCTCATTACTCTCAGCTTCAACATGTGCTGCGTTGATAGCTCGTTGAGCTTCCTCCACAGCAGTGTCAAACCCAAAAGATCTATCTATTACTGGTATATCGTTATCGATCGTCTTGGGTATTCCAACCACAGCAACTTTAAGTCCACGTCTCCTAATCTCCTACATGGTTTAattatacacaaatctattcaTGTTGATTTGTTAAAGcttacaaattaatatatattccgATGATTGTTACCTCATATATTTTTGAAGCTCCTCTCTGTGTTCCGTCTCCACCAATAATGTAAACCTGGTTGATTCCTCGATCTTGGATGCTATCAACAATCTTTGTGGTATCATGTCCACCTCGTGAGGTACCGATGATTGTTCCTCCGCGTTTATGGATATCGTTCACGACTTTAGAGTTCAAAGGGATCGTGTTCTTGGCATAGAATCCCTTGTATCCACCCTGTTACATATGAGAATCCATTAGGACAATTAGTTGCAAAAACTCAAACTCATGTAGACGAAGAGAtcataaatattatgtttttcacAAAGCTTGCTTACATCGATTCCAAGGATTCTCTTTACTCCATACATGTATGATAAGCTGCTCACGAGTTCTCTAATCACGGTATTGAGACCGGGACAGAGACCTCCACATGTAACAATGCAAGCATGGACTTCATCTGACTCGAAGTAAACCTTTTGGCGTGGACCAGCGCGTCTGAAATGGATTCCTCTTGGACCATCTTTGTGGACTATAATCTGaataacaagaacaaaaatAGAACATTATGACATAATAAATCATCTAAATACCATTTTTCAAGCAGGGTAAAGAAGGATTTTGCTTGATGAATTTACCTTCTCAGGTACAGTATCTTCTGTATCAACAAAGTATTGCctgacaaacaaacaaaaaaaatcaaaacacaaaactaTGAACCCTTTATGCAGTGAAAATCACTGGAGGTCATTAGCTCAGCTGGACTTGATTTATGGTCATTGTGTTAAAGGGTCTCCGGTTCGAGTGAACATTGGGacgaaactaatattatatgttGTGGTTTCGGTCCTGAACCCATGAAATTCAAGAAATACTTACTGGATAGGTGAAAAATACTTACTTAACCACTGAGTAAGCTGGATTGTCTTTTAATGGATTTTGATAAGTCTGCAAATAACATATATACCGTGAAAGCATATCAAAACTACAGAGCCCAAAGCAAAAGACTCATCCATTGTTAAGAGACGATATTAGATACGATCTCTTTGTGAAGATTGGAGAATATTCCTTTTTAACTTTACAAATCAATAAAACAACAACCAGAGATCAAAGTGCAACGTACAGGAAGGTCAGGAAGA
This sequence is a window from Raphanus sativus cultivar WK10039 unplaced genomic scaffold, ASM80110v3 Scaffold2051, whole genome shotgun sequence. Protein-coding genes within it:
- the LOC130505164 gene encoding uncharacterized protein At3g43530-like, with product MVKTKWTRKKKKTKPLKDITSPLKDIEIPKEIEKEKKNDVNLVEDKEKEANPVEDKDSEMETNTNEENETEERVDDEEANKVQSDVEEEDEQRSEEEERSEEEQEHRSEEEERSEEEERSEEGEEERSEEEQRSEEEQRSEEEERSEEEEEREEREEGEEERSEEEANLDESNDGRREGRREEGSREEEIYNVDNEFVEEEPVAIKPLGMYFPPSEYRKKIKISTRCFIADVLKTLGELKPPMTPVEKSWFETHPQFKHIFHMPQAGNHKVMGMWMLLLRTVRIVKEKEAWFAVNGCPIRYGIREHALISGLNCRNYPLNYKQSGGTNFVKKYFGHRVVRYHDVKAMVQEGMEPGRDRLKLLVLYFLSSVIVGQRRAGEDAPPVEPFLLRAVDDLNLCKTFPWGRLSFDYMLRQISNTMSHFDGEVKEGVIWPVPGFCLPMEFLAFEAIEKLGEKFRERVPDEDVHPTCPRMCRSMFKRSEMKGFPLEKINKALGDTTDIENILACTDEDKTLLDGITEPEDIRDKDDTIVESWMKVVERGYVVRFEDMLKEDVAARQAPPPEPQIGNDTEATNEAGGNSVKLDELVQVINSFKEDIGGRMTKIEEKVGEIDSRLAASEGFVQELLDGRNVNADMEEEQQGVSKRSRNKTKDITSRAKKKSKKN
- the LOC130505167 gene encoding 40S ribosomal protein S30, translating into MGKVHGSLARAGKVRGQTPKVAKQDKKKKPRGRAHKRLQHNRRFVTAVVGFGKKRGPNSSEK
- the LOC130505166 gene encoding IAA-amino acid hydrolase ILR1-like 2, producing MAINNFLLFTLTFHLLLLLHVSSESSRITGDASRTPTKFLELAKSPEVFDWMVRIRRKLHEHPELGFEEFETSKLIRSELDLMGVKYRYPVAITGVVGYIGTGEAPFVALRADMDALPMQEAVEWEHKSKVPGKMHACGHDGHVAMLLGAAKMLQEHRHNLQGTVVLIFQPAEEVFAGAKKMIEEGALKHVEAIFGIHLTNQVPLGKTSSRAGSLLAGSGFFEAVITGKGGHAAIPQHTIDPIIAASSVVLSLQHVVSRETDPLDSKVVTVSKVHGGNAFNVIPDSITIGGTLRAFSGYSQLQERVKEVITNQATVNRCNASVNLTPEGKEPVPPTVNDMTLHKQFKNMVRDLLGEESFVEAPPIMGGEDFSYFAEAIPGHFSFIGMQDETKSYASPHSSLYRVNEDALPYGAAMHASMAVQYLNDKASKESYSSKGFHDEL
- the LOC130505165 gene encoding ATP-dependent 6-phosphofructokinase 7-like, with product MSSPKIVNGSGGYILQDVPHLIDYLPDLPTYQNPLKDNPAYSVVKQYFVDTEDTVPEKIIVHKDGPRGIHFRRAGPRQKVYFESDEVHACIVTCGGLCPGLNTVIRELVSSLSYMYGVKRILGIDGGYKGFYAKNTIPLNSKVVNDIHKRGGTIIGTSRGGHDTTKIVDSIQDRGINQVYIIGGDGTQRGASKIYEEIRRRGLKVAVVGIPKTIDNDIPVIDRSFGFDTAVEEAQRAINAAHVEAESNENGIGFVKLMGRHSGFIAMYATLASRDVDCCLIPESPFYLEGEGGLFEYIEKRLKEHGHMVIVLAEGAGQEMMSKSMESNTLEDASGNKLLKDVGLWLSQSIKDHFKKIKMVMNLKYIDPTYMIRAIPSNAADNVYCTLLAQSAVHGAMAGYTGYTSGLVHGRQTYIPFYRITEKQNKVVITDRMWARLLSSTNQPSFLGPKDISEAKKEKAPPTDGEICNGVVDIPPVTKEITK